Proteins found in one Nostoc sp. NIES-3756 genomic segment:
- a CDS encoding ADP-ribosylglycohydrolase family protein has protein sequence MRYSLVSRFKGTLLGGMLGENLVINDADKYGKSSSQFIKSIIPGAESLIKLGKLDVDEWLGLYQKEFIVLPENSGTKINVIFATIPVALFFHENPVKLRQNLLRVLKIGNDDPVIRDITLAIGYAIAQSLTEKLRPQTLIPQIISFIGETETLLPDKLLTVDNLLEQGAGLERLKAQLSKEEKLSYAVAVAFYCFLSTLEDFRLSVWRSFKLESTHSSIIAAITGALSGSYNSTVGIPANWQISLLSTDSAVDEERNLQQMLELADALGAVWSGVYNLDSHSNEFSESGFLMSNKSVPISVYAAPRVIRGD, from the coding sequence ATGCGCTACTCGTTGGTTAGTAGATTTAAGGGAACTTTGCTGGGAGGAATGTTAGGAGAAAATTTAGTTATAAATGACGCAGATAAATACGGCAAAAGTTCCTCTCAATTTATCAAAAGTATTATTCCTGGTGCTGAAAGCTTAATCAAGCTGGGGAAATTAGATGTAGATGAGTGGCTAGGGCTTTACCAAAAAGAATTTATCGTTTTGCCGGAAAACTCAGGTACTAAAATAAACGTAATTTTTGCCACAATTCCAGTAGCGCTGTTTTTTCACGAAAACCCGGTTAAGCTGCGTCAGAATTTGCTGCGGGTGTTAAAAATCGGCAATGATGACCCAGTGATTCGTGATATTACACTAGCAATAGGATATGCGATCGCTCAATCATTAACAGAAAAGCTGCGCCCCCAAACTTTAATTCCGCAAATAATCTCTTTCATTGGGGAAACGGAGACATTACTCCCAGATAAATTACTAACTGTAGATAACCTTTTAGAACAGGGTGCTGGCTTAGAAAGATTAAAAGCCCAGTTGAGTAAAGAGGAAAAACTTTCTTATGCTGTAGCTGTAGCTTTTTATTGCTTTCTCAGTACTTTAGAGGATTTTCGTTTGTCAGTATGGCGTAGCTTCAAGTTAGAATCTACCCACTCATCAATAATAGCGGCTATTACTGGTGCTTTATCTGGCAGTTATAACAGTACTGTGGGTATTCCAGCTAATTGGCAGATTTCACTTTTATCTACAGACTCAGCAGTTGACGAAGAAAGGAACCTCCAGCAAATGCTAGAATTAGCCGATGCCCTTGGGGCTGTGTGGTCAGGAGTGTATAATCTTGACTCACATTCTAATGAGTTTTCAGAATCAGGATTTCTCATGTCTAATAAATCGGTTCCAATTTCCGTTTATGCAGCACCTCGTGTTATTCGAGGGGATTAG
- a CDS encoding HD family phosphohydrolase, with protein sequence MAKSFKNKTWMGAARLGWVHEQRSSVVLAIAVVSLTGVIGHKLYNQPKLKIGTTAPQTIIAPHTASIEDKKQTEAQRKTVSKSSAPVLMIDAKTTAQTDQNLQKTLDEGTEIRITAGSFPFYNTSLLSLSSQHYLRSCPESEWQIMLAAIDNTSPEKLRFLGDKPSYRRPQQKSSNGGTQTALKLPSPTVSPSQESQVQGLLIQSNQQPKDNLSQEAQIAEVSAKIEFMQALAELTTYRVTNTEQNLSSLINQIAQAREAYAQASVQLIHIDTIATQTVYHDTVILELSDDEWIQTQKGVRQIAKRILAQGIPVGLPDNVLKNAVRLQVQAFVPKNAESLATKLLLAVLQPNLKKDEEETKKHAQQAASVVEPVMVEVRQGTVIVNKGKKITEWDFQVLEHYQLISRENNWLALLKLGALVTGGVCIFVLVERRSKCPLRQRDRLLILLLTLSIPGVLATGISYTTWGAVGLLLGSFYGRRLGVTVIGLLMFILPMSLEISIIGLVAGAAGGILGSYIAYRLRSREELALLGMAIALTQGGVYLLMKVLIGAAFGSSWYFILQEAGLFTLSGLAWSIVALGLSPYLEKLFDLVTPIRLAELANPNRPLLKRLATETPGTFQHTLFVATLAEAAAKKLGCNVELVRAGTLYHDIGKMHDPLGFIENQMGEPNKHETEIKDPWKSAEIIKKHVSEGLVMARKHLLPTAIQAFIPEHQGTMLIAYFYHQAEQMTQADPNIVLDEADFRYDGPIPQSRETGIVMLADACEAALRSLKDVDPEKAVTVLNNILRARWQDNQLIDSGLTREEMSEIAEIFVEVWQQFHHKRIAYPKSKSAKE encoded by the coding sequence ATGGCAAAATCGTTCAAAAATAAAACTTGGATGGGTGCAGCAAGGCTGGGTTGGGTGCATGAACAGCGTTCCTCAGTTGTTTTGGCGATCGCTGTTGTATCCTTAACTGGGGTAATTGGTCATAAGTTATACAATCAACCAAAACTAAAAATAGGCACTACTGCACCGCAGACGATTATAGCGCCTCACACTGCTAGTATTGAAGATAAAAAACAGACAGAGGCTCAACGTAAAACAGTTAGTAAAAGTTCTGCTCCTGTGTTAATGATTGATGCGAAAACCACAGCACAGACTGACCAAAATTTACAAAAAACCTTGGATGAAGGAACCGAAATTCGTATCACCGCAGGTTCTTTTCCTTTTTATAATACCTCCTTGCTCTCTTTATCTAGCCAACATTATCTGCGCTCTTGCCCTGAATCAGAATGGCAAATAATGTTGGCTGCTATAGACAATACCAGCCCAGAAAAATTGCGTTTTTTGGGAGACAAGCCGAGCTATCGTCGCCCACAACAGAAGTCTTCTAATGGTGGAACACAAACAGCCTTAAAATTACCCTCACCCACTGTTTCCCCCAGTCAGGAAAGTCAAGTTCAAGGTCTGTTGATTCAGTCTAATCAACAGCCGAAGGATAATTTATCTCAAGAAGCACAGATTGCTGAGGTTTCTGCCAAAATTGAGTTCATGCAGGCATTGGCAGAACTAACTACTTATCGTGTTACAAATACTGAGCAGAATTTATCTTCATTAATAAATCAAATCGCTCAAGCCAGAGAAGCTTACGCCCAAGCCAGCGTCCAACTGATACACATAGACACTATTGCTACACAGACAGTGTATCACGACACTGTTATTTTAGAATTATCTGATGATGAATGGATACAAACTCAAAAAGGTGTTCGCCAAATTGCCAAACGAATTTTAGCTCAAGGTATTCCTGTTGGTTTACCAGATAATGTTCTAAAAAATGCTGTTAGGTTGCAAGTGCAGGCTTTTGTTCCCAAAAATGCTGAATCTTTGGCAACTAAACTATTGTTGGCTGTGCTGCAACCAAATCTAAAAAAAGATGAGGAAGAAACTAAAAAACACGCTCAACAAGCTGCATCAGTTGTTGAACCTGTCATGGTTGAGGTAAGACAAGGTACAGTTATTGTCAATAAGGGAAAGAAAATTACTGAATGGGACTTTCAAGTATTAGAGCATTATCAACTAATTAGCCGAGAAAATAACTGGTTAGCTTTGCTGAAATTGGGCGCTTTGGTAACGGGGGGAGTTTGTATATTTGTTTTAGTGGAGAGACGTAGTAAATGCCCATTACGCCAACGCGATCGCCTACTAATTTTGTTGCTAACCTTGAGTATCCCTGGAGTTCTGGCAACTGGTATATCGTATACTACCTGGGGTGCTGTCGGGTTGCTGTTGGGTAGCTTTTACGGGCGTAGATTGGGTGTAACCGTTATCGGCTTACTCATGTTTATACTACCCATGAGCCTGGAAATCAGCATTATTGGGTTAGTAGCTGGTGCGGCTGGAGGAATTTTAGGTAGTTACATCGCTTATAGGCTGCGATCGCGTGAGGAATTAGCACTTTTGGGTATGGCGATCGCGCTTACGCAGGGTGGTGTTTACCTGTTGATGAAAGTCTTGATTGGTGCGGCTTTTGGTTCATCCTGGTATTTTATCTTGCAAGAAGCCGGACTATTTACTTTATCTGGACTGGCTTGGAGTATTGTGGCTTTGGGCTTGAGTCCTTATTTAGAAAAGCTATTTGATTTAGTTACCCCGATTCGGTTAGCAGAATTAGCTAATCCGAACCGACCTTTATTAAAAAGGTTAGCGACGGAAACGCCAGGAACATTTCAACATACCCTATTTGTAGCTACCTTGGCGGAAGCGGCGGCTAAAAAGCTCGGATGTAATGTGGAATTGGTGAGAGCTGGGACACTGTATCACGATATTGGGAAAATGCACGACCCTTTGGGCTTTATTGAAAACCAAATGGGGGAACCAAATAAACACGAAACGGAAATTAAAGACCCTTGGAAGAGTGCGGAAATTATTAAAAAACACGTTAGTGAAGGTTTGGTAATGGCGCGAAAACACCTTTTACCAACAGCGATACAAGCCTTTATACCCGAACATCAAGGGACGATGTTGATTGCCTATTTCTACCATCAAGCCGAACAAATGACACAGGCAGATCCTAATATTGTTTTGGATGAAGCCGATTTTCGCTACGATGGGCCGATTCCCCAATCGAGGGAGACAGGAATAGTTATGCTGGCGGATGCTTGTGAAGCTGCATTGCGATCGCTCAAGGATGTAGATCCTGAAAAAGCTGTGACTGTACTGAACAATATTCTCCGCGCTAGATGGCAAGATAACCAACTAATTGACTCAGGATTAACGCGGGAAGAAATGTCAGAAATTGCCGAAATATTTGTAGAGGTTTGGCAGCAGTTTCATCATAAACGGATTGCTTATCCCAAGTCGAAGTCTGCTAAGGAGTGA
- a CDS encoding FAD-dependent oxidoreductase — MSLLPNLPESTNVSRRTLLKVFGVGAVAGVTGYSRFSKPKPTIFQKDTLNLPRLLNQAKSVVVIGGGLAGLACAYELSQRGFAVTLVEKSPQLGGKIASWQIEAVGETFMMEHGFHGFFPQYYNLKSIVAELGIKENFQSLNFYSVVYRGDKYKPEVFRPSHSAFPWNIVDLAIASPNRFQWGINLTKIKHLQVFQAITGFQREKNYQRFDNISVADWVETEFPQGLYDLYFLPFAKSSLNAPDVMSVGELMQFFHFYFFGNPEGLAFNGTQDDMGTSLVQPIAKNVKDNGGRIITDATVSEIIAEDGRIKSLKYYVGSNQNNVPFWVKRNSVITDEKTEYFGAADEVFALESGSETAVSLTCTHQGCTVKKSANGNFRCPCHGAEFTADGKVIKGPAKRDLQKLQVVQKQNDELQLVATTNNAPLPETISADYYVFATDVPGVQQLFKQMNGDVDSTVRSQVEKLSIADPFAVCRFWFDQDFEWEQSNFTSLSGYQLTDSITLYHRIQQQFIDWSERTGGSVVELHAYCYKEKQFPTQEALLTTFENELYDIVPQLKQATLLHRELVNQHNFSGYPPNSYEERPQTSTNISNLLFAGDWVKMPFPCGLMERAVSSGLLAANEIIHREGLQRRSLFSVNPEGLLQI; from the coding sequence ATGAGTTTATTACCTAATTTGCCAGAATCTACCAATGTTTCCCGACGCACGTTACTCAAGGTGTTTGGAGTTGGTGCAGTTGCAGGAGTAACAGGATACTCCAGATTTAGCAAGCCAAAACCAACCATATTCCAAAAAGATACCTTAAATTTGCCTCGGTTACTGAATCAAGCAAAAAGTGTTGTAGTCATTGGAGGAGGTTTAGCGGGTTTAGCTTGCGCGTATGAATTGAGTCAACGGGGGTTTGCGGTTACGTTAGTAGAAAAATCTCCCCAACTAGGTGGAAAAATCGCCAGTTGGCAAATAGAAGCTGTTGGCGAAACCTTCATGATGGAACATGGCTTTCATGGCTTTTTTCCCCAATACTACAACTTGAAAAGTATAGTTGCAGAACTGGGAATAAAAGAGAATTTCCAATCACTCAACTTTTATTCGGTGGTTTATCGCGGAGACAAATACAAACCAGAAGTATTTCGTCCCAGCCATTCCGCCTTCCCTTGGAATATTGTAGACTTAGCGATCGCTTCTCCCAACCGCTTCCAATGGGGAATTAATTTAACTAAAATCAAGCACTTACAAGTATTTCAAGCTATCACAGGTTTTCAGCGCGAAAAGAACTATCAACGCTTTGATAATATTTCTGTTGCGGACTGGGTGGAAACAGAATTTCCCCAAGGTTTATATGACTTATATTTTCTCCCCTTTGCTAAATCTAGCTTGAATGCACCAGATGTTATGAGTGTGGGAGAACTCATGCAGTTCTTCCATTTTTACTTTTTTGGCAACCCGGAAGGACTAGCTTTTAATGGTACGCAAGATGATATGGGTACAAGTTTAGTCCAACCCATTGCTAAGAATGTGAAAGATAATGGTGGTAGAATCATCACCGATGCCACAGTCAGCGAAATCATCGCTGAGGATGGGAGGATTAAGAGCTTAAAATATTATGTTGGTAGTAATCAAAATAATGTACCTTTTTGGGTAAAGCGTAACTCAGTTATTACCGATGAAAAAACAGAATATTTTGGTGCAGCAGACGAAGTATTTGCTTTAGAATCTGGTAGCGAAACAGCAGTTTCTTTAACTTGTACCCATCAAGGTTGTACTGTGAAAAAATCAGCAAATGGAAACTTCCGTTGTCCTTGTCATGGGGCAGAATTTACTGCTGATGGTAAAGTAATTAAAGGCCCAGCCAAGCGTGATTTACAAAAGTTGCAAGTTGTCCAAAAACAAAATGATGAATTACAACTAGTAGCAACAACTAATAATGCGCCTTTACCAGAGACAATTAGCGCAGATTATTATGTATTTGCAACTGATGTGCCTGGGGTGCAACAGTTATTTAAACAGATGAATGGTGATGTAGATTCTACAGTGCGATCGCAAGTAGAAAAATTAAGTATAGCTGATCCTTTTGCTGTGTGTCGTTTTTGGTTTGATCAAGATTTTGAGTGGGAACAAAGTAATTTTACTTCCCTCTCTGGCTACCAACTAACCGACAGCATCACCTTATATCATCGGATTCAACAACAATTTATTGATTGGTCAGAACGTACTGGTGGGAGTGTGGTAGAGTTACACGCTTACTGTTATAAAGAAAAACAATTTCCCACTCAAGAAGCTTTGTTAACCACCTTTGAAAATGAACTATATGATATAGTTCCCCAGTTGAAGCAAGCAACACTACTACATAGGGAATTGGTGAATCAACATAACTTCTCTGGTTATCCACCAAATAGTTATGAAGAACGTCCCCAAACGAGTACGAATATTTCTAACTTGTTGTTTGCTGGTGATTGGGTAAAAATGCCTTTCCCTTGCGGTTTAATGGAACGCGCTGTTAGTAGCGGTTTATTAGCAGCCAATGAGATTATACATAGGGAAGGTTTGCAGAGGCGATCGCTTTTCTCAGTAAATCCAGAAGGATTATTACAAATTTAG
- a CDS encoding uracil-DNA glycosylase — MSSEIQLSLFNEDSNFDQRDLIPTDGKIPVPPGTYTNLTELAQHCNQCQRCELGNTRTHAVVGRGNLKAPIMVIGEAPGQNEDETGLPFVGRSGQLLEKILASVNLTTEQDVYIANINKCRPPNNRVPTPNEMAACLPYLLEQIRLVDPKIILLTGATSVKGLTGDKRAITKIRGQWIEWEGRLCMPIFHPSYLLRNPSKEQGSPKWLMWQDIQAVRAKYDEIHSSN; from the coding sequence ATGAGTAGCGAAATTCAACTTAGTCTCTTTAACGAAGATTCCAACTTTGACCAACGAGACTTGATTCCCACAGATGGCAAAATTCCCGTTCCCCCCGGAACTTATACAAATTTGACCGAGTTAGCACAACATTGTAATCAATGTCAGCGTTGTGAATTGGGTAACACCCGTACTCATGCAGTCGTCGGACGGGGTAATCTTAAAGCACCCATCATGGTTATAGGAGAAGCACCTGGTCAGAATGAAGACGAAACAGGTCTACCATTTGTTGGGAGATCAGGTCAGTTGCTAGAGAAAATTTTAGCTTCAGTCAACTTGACTACTGAGCAAGATGTATACATTGCCAACATTAACAAGTGTCGTCCACCAAACAACCGGGTTCCTACTCCTAATGAAATGGCTGCTTGTTTACCATATTTACTAGAACAGATACGCCTTGTTGATCCGAAAATTATCTTATTAACAGGTGCAACATCTGTCAAAGGGCTAACTGGTGATAAGCGCGCTATTACTAAGATTCGTGGTCAGTGGATAGAGTGGGAAGGACGTTTATGTATGCCGATTTTTCATCCATCCTACTTATTACGTAACCCGTCTAAAGAACAAGGTAGTCCCAAATGGTTAATGTGGCAGGATATACAAGCAGTCCGCGCCAAGTATGATGAAATCCATTCAAGTAATTGA
- a CDS encoding anthranilate phosphoribosyltransferase family protein, which yields MSIVFRDLLKKVGSGNHTGESLTRAEAFSATKMMLLGEATPAQIGAFLIAHRIKRPTGEELAGMLDAFEELGPRLQPIASPNPPIVFGIPYDGRTRTAPISPITALLLSAVGQPVVMHGGDRLPTKYGLPLIEIWQGLGVNWSTLSLEQAQTVFAQTGIGFVYTPQHFPLTNIIWEYRDQLGKRPPFATMELIWCPYAGDAHVIAGYVHPPTEGMFQVALELRGVNKFTLVKGLEGSCDLPRDRTAIISLSSTSQELERVFLLAHDYGFTNKNVPLSSTEELLIQIQDLLAGHSNELQQTALWNGGFYLWRSGICADLRSGIAQAEELFKSGVVAAKLQQLTQVVNSVSETILDNGFLESEQKVNVTS from the coding sequence ATGAGTATTGTATTCAGGGATTTGCTGAAAAAAGTAGGAAGTGGAAACCACACGGGAGAGAGTTTAACCCGTGCTGAAGCTTTCAGCGCTACTAAAATGATGTTATTAGGTGAAGCGACACCAGCCCAGATAGGTGCGTTTTTAATTGCTCACCGCATTAAGCGCCCTACAGGGGAAGAATTAGCAGGAATGTTGGATGCTTTTGAAGAATTGGGGCCAAGACTACAACCAATCGCGTCTCCAAATCCACCAATAGTTTTTGGTATACCTTATGATGGCAGAACACGCACCGCACCCATCAGTCCTATAACAGCGTTATTACTATCCGCAGTGGGACAACCAGTGGTAATGCACGGAGGCGATCGCTTGCCGACAAAATACGGTTTACCATTAATAGAAATCTGGCAAGGATTAGGTGTAAATTGGTCTACCCTATCATTAGAACAAGCCCAAACAGTATTTGCACAAACTGGAATTGGTTTTGTCTACACACCACAGCACTTTCCTTTAACTAATATCATTTGGGAATACCGTGACCAACTCGGCAAGCGTCCACCATTTGCCACAATGGAATTAATTTGGTGTCCTTATGCTGGTGATGCTCATGTAATTGCTGGGTATGTTCACCCACCCACAGAAGGAATGTTCCAGGTAGCATTGGAACTGCGGGGGGTCAATAAATTTACCTTGGTGAAGGGATTAGAAGGAAGTTGTGATTTACCACGCGATCGCACAGCTATCATTAGTTTATCCTCAACCTCCCAAGAGCTAGAAAGAGTTTTTCTTTTAGCCCATGATTACGGCTTTACTAACAAAAATGTACCTTTGAGTAGCACTGAAGAATTGCTCATTCAAATACAAGATTTACTTGCTGGTCATTCCAATGAGTTACAGCAAACAGCTTTATGGAATGGTGGGTTTTACCTGTGGCGGAGTGGGATTTGTGCAGATTTGCGATCGGGTATTGCTCAGGCGGAAGAATTATTTAAGAGTGGGGTAGTAGCTGCAAAATTGCAACAATTAACTCAGGTGGTTAACTCAGTATCAGAAACAATCTTAGATAATGGGTTTTTGGAGTCGGAACAGAAAGTTAATGTTACCTCATAG
- a CDS encoding LysR family transcriptional regulator, which yields MRLEQLQAFLAIAETGSFQKAAGKCGVTQSTISRQIQSLEADLGVELFHRTNQAKLTLGGERLLPRARKICQEWETATQELVDLIAGKQPELCIAAIHSLCGSYLPPVLQKFCHDFPEVQLRVTSLGSDRALKVLKDGLVDLAIVMNNRFLTTAREMVVEVLYDEPIELLIAANHPLAQYERVPWSELVRYPQVVFKDGYGMQRLVQDKFERLEATLQAALEVNTLDAFRGVVRQGELIALLPTSALLEARLDPTLAVRPLANNALPDNSSLTRRVVMVTTQDRLQIPPIKHFWQLVRENIPPLMEQQRSAS from the coding sequence ATGCGACTAGAGCAGTTGCAAGCTTTTTTGGCGATCGCAGAAACCGGCAGCTTTCAAAAGGCTGCTGGTAAATGTGGTGTCACCCAATCTACTATCAGTCGGCAAATTCAGTCACTAGAAGCTGATTTGGGTGTAGAGCTATTTCACAGAACTAATCAAGCCAAGTTGACTTTAGGTGGTGAACGCTTACTCCCCCGCGCCCGGAAAATTTGTCAAGAATGGGAAACGGCTACACAAGAGTTAGTAGATTTAATAGCTGGGAAGCAGCCAGAATTGTGTATTGCAGCGATTCATTCCCTGTGTGGTTCTTACTTACCACCAGTGTTACAAAAGTTTTGCCATGATTTTCCGGAAGTACAATTGCGAGTGACATCTTTGGGGAGCGATCGCGCTCTGAAAGTCCTCAAAGATGGTTTAGTAGACTTGGCAATTGTCATGAATAATCGCTTTCTCACCACCGCTAGAGAAATGGTGGTAGAAGTTTTGTATGATGAGCCGATAGAACTTTTAATTGCTGCTAATCATCCTTTAGCTCAATACGAGCGTGTGCCTTGGTCAGAATTGGTACGTTATCCCCAAGTAGTGTTTAAAGATGGCTATGGGATGCAGCGTCTAGTCCAAGATAAATTTGAGCGACTAGAAGCCACACTACAAGCAGCTTTAGAAGTTAATACTTTAGATGCTTTTCGGGGAGTAGTGCGCCAAGGAGAATTAATTGCCTTACTTCCCACCTCCGCATTATTAGAAGCACGCCTTGACCCCACCTTAGCAGTGCGTCCTTTAGCTAACAACGCATTACCAGACAATTCCAGCTTGACTCGTCGTGTTGTTATGGTGACAACTCAAGACCGTTTACAAATTCCCCCCATTAAACATTTTTGGCAACTAGTCAGGGAAAATATTCCCCCACTAATGGAGCAGCAGCGATCGGCATCCTGA
- a CDS encoding iron uptake porin: protein MTKYLLASAGGAAFLWLFYGLLPVQATTNPLVEPDKSVEENSSLTQKYDVAEANLADSNKQESLISDAVEQDSATTNQQSQTQDSKSGSATSSGLAQVTSVSQLSDVQPTDWAFQALQSLVERYGCIAGYPNRTYRGNRAMTRYEFAAGLNACLDRINELIATATADLVRKEDLATLQKLQEQFAAELATLRGRVDALEARTTELEANQFSTTTKLNGEVIIAGIGATGGAPDRGDPNIVLVNRVRLNLTTSFTGKDTLITGLQSYNFLGGADGRGSVQESLGLASPLLSASSARTSFEPQFPGINVKNLSAVGQNSVELYKLLYIFPVADKLTLFAGTAAETSDAFPAITPFSGEGQESISRFGNLNPVLRVSGGTSGSGLASAAGFIYTFSPSLDFRALYGSVNANLPQKSPNEAIEGSGISTTPLGGGLFSGSSVIAAQLTFKPTRDIDVGLNYANSYHEINILGTGLIRSDINALAGAPSDTPVKLNSVGGTVTWRFSPKIALSGYGAAIFVDDSSTRVNASTTFTSWMVGLHFRDLLQSGSSAGLLFGQPLYRTDAGGEARLTPEGENRATPYHLEAYYRFKVSDNISITPGAFVLFNPEGDSRNETTTVGVLRTTFTF from the coding sequence ATGACAAAATATCTACTAGCCTCTGCTGGTGGAGCAGCCTTTTTATGGTTATTTTATGGTTTGTTACCTGTACAAGCCACTACTAATCCATTAGTAGAACCAGACAAATCTGTTGAAGAAAATAGTAGTCTTACTCAAAAATATGATGTTGCTGAAGCCAATTTAGCTGATTCTAATAAGCAAGAATCGCTAATATCTGATGCAGTTGAACAAGATTCTGCCACTACTAATCAACAGTCCCAAACACAAGATTCAAAATCAGGTTCTGCAACATCATCTGGACTTGCACAAGTAACATCTGTATCACAGTTATCAGATGTACAACCCACCGATTGGGCTTTCCAAGCACTGCAATCTTTAGTTGAACGCTACGGTTGTATCGCTGGTTATCCCAATCGCACCTATCGTGGTAATCGGGCGATGACTCGTTATGAGTTTGCGGCTGGTTTAAATGCTTGTCTAGACAGAATCAACGAACTCATTGCTACCGCCACTGCTGATTTGGTGAGGAAAGAAGATTTAGCCACCTTGCAAAAATTGCAAGAACAATTTGCTGCGGAACTAGCCACACTCCGGGGTAGAGTAGATGCTTTAGAAGCGCGTACAACAGAACTAGAAGCTAATCAATTTTCGACTACGACAAAACTCAATGGTGAAGTAATCATTGCTGGTATTGGTGCTACTGGCGGCGCTCCTGATAGAGGCGATCCCAATATCGTCTTAGTTAATCGGGTGCGATTAAACCTCACCACTAGCTTTACAGGTAAAGATACACTAATTACTGGCTTACAATCTTACAACTTTTTGGGTGGAGCGGATGGTCGTGGTAGCGTACAAGAAAGTTTAGGATTAGCTTCGCCTCTTTTAAGTGCTAGCAGCGCTCGTACTAGTTTTGAACCACAGTTTCCTGGTATCAACGTCAAGAATTTGTCTGCTGTTGGACAGAATAGTGTAGAGCTTTACAAATTACTGTATATTTTCCCTGTTGCAGATAAGTTAACCTTATTTGCGGGAACTGCGGCGGAAACATCAGATGCTTTTCCAGCAATTACACCTTTTTCTGGTGAGGGACAAGAATCAATTTCTCGCTTTGGCAACTTGAACCCTGTATTACGTGTCTCTGGTGGTACTTCCGGCTCTGGTTTAGCCTCGGCTGCGGGATTTATTTATACTTTCTCCCCCAGTTTAGATTTTAGAGCTTTGTACGGTAGCGTCAACGCCAACTTGCCACAAAAATCTCCAAATGAGGCAATAGAAGGATCGGGAATATCTACTACACCCTTGGGGGGTGGTTTGTTTAGTGGTAGTAGTGTGATAGCTGCACAGTTAACCTTTAAACCCACCCGTGACATTGATGTTGGTTTAAACTATGCCAACAGCTACCACGAAATCAATATTTTAGGCACAGGATTAATTAGAAGTGACATCAATGCTCTAGCCGGTGCGCCAAGTGATACACCAGTCAAGCTCAACTCGGTTGGTGGTACTGTCACATGGCGATTTTCTCCCAAAATAGCCTTATCTGGCTACGGTGCAGCCATATTTGTTGATGATTCTTCTACAAGGGTTAATGCTTCTACGACCTTTACAAGTTGGATGGTAGGACTTCACTTTAGAGATTTATTGCAATCAGGCAGTAGTGCGGGGCTTCTATTTGGTCAGCCACTTTACCGTACAGATGCAGGTGGTGAGGCTCGACTGACTCCAGAAGGTGAAAACAGAGCTACTCCTTACCATTTGGAAGCCTACTATCGCTTCAAAGTCAGCGATAACATTAGCATCACCCCTGGCGCATTTGTTCTATTTAACCCAGAGGGTGACAGCAGAAACGAAACCACAACTGTAGGCGTATTGCGGACTACATTTACTTTCTAG